In Blastopirellula marina, the DNA window TATCGAGAGACACTGAAAGTGGGTGTTTTCGGTTTGAACGTGACAGAAAAGGACGTCGAGTTCCATTTTGAAAACCCCTACGTACTAGCCGAGAAGAAGACGACCGAAGACCAATAGCCCAAGCAAACACGACGTAACACACTAACTGAACAGCACTTACACACACTACACAGACAGCATGCGAACTATCTTTCCTGTATTGATGCTAATCGTGTTGCTTCATAGTTCGGCACTTTCTCAAGAGTTACCTGGCTGGGGCAATCTCGTTGATCCAGTTGGCGACTGCCCGGTAGATCTCAACGAAAACGGAATCACATTAACGATTCCCGCAGGCGTACATCAACTAAATCCCACGATGCAGATCGTGAATGCACCACGGATTCTGCAACCTATTGAAGGTGACTTCCTGTACGAAGTCCACGTCAAAGAATTCCAAAGGCCCGAGGCGAATAGCGGTGCAAACGGAAATCGAAGCTACTTGGCAGCGGGAATCGTTGTTTGGCAAGACGAAAACAACTTCCTGCGCTGGACACGTTCAGCTAGTGCAGAAAAGCACGCCATCTACCTCAGCTGCGAGCAGTTCGAGGGCGGCCAGCATGTCGGTGGTGGTTACTTCAAATTGAAGGATCAGCCCGTATGGCTGCGAGTAGAACGTCGTGGAAAGATGCTGAAGATGTCAGCATCGAACGATGGAAAGACCTGGTCGGAGGCCATTGAGCGTGATTGCACTTACGCAGATCGCCTCGAAGTGGGCGTTTTCGGGCTCAATGTCACCCAGCGAGACCGAAAGTTCGATTTCCACGGTTCCTATCTACTCAACTAACATCTGCCAACTGGCCGAACAACTTGGCACTATCCCGCGAATCGCGGAATTCGCACGACATTCGCGAAAGT includes these proteins:
- a CDS encoding DUF1349 domain-containing protein; translation: MRTIFPVLMLIVLLHSSALSQELPGWGNLVDPVGDCPVDLNENGITLTIPAGVHQLNPTMQIVNAPRILQPIEGDFLYEVHVKEFQRPEANSGANGNRSYLAAGIVVWQDENNFLRWTRSASAEKHAIYLSCEQFEGGQHVGGGYFKLKDQPVWLRVERRGKMLKMSASNDGKTWSEAIERDCTYADRLEVGVFGLNVTQRDRKFDFHGSYLLN